Part of the Oncorhynchus mykiss isolate Arlee chromosome 23, USDA_OmykA_1.1, whole genome shotgun sequence genome is shown below.
TGGTTAGGGGAATAAGTTCACATATACCCTCGATATCCTAGATGCAaatttcaaatggcaccctgttctctagccaaaggtagtgcactacataggaaatagggttccgTTTTGGACGCAGCCCTCTCAGTAGCAGTGATTGGGAAATCAGATCATTTCAGGGTGCTGGTATTAATAGTCATGGCGGCGAGAGGACACCCTTGTCCCTAAATATCAGGAGATgctactgttggagctagaaacacaagcattgaacatctgctaaacatatggatgtgaccaatacaatttgatttgattttgatatcACTGGGGTTAGACAACGTCTCTGTCTGGTCTCTAAATCTCAATGGGGCGAGAGGACACCCCTGTTGTTGTCCCCTCTAGATCTCAGTAGCGGTCATCTCCTCAAAGTGGATGTCGTTGCTGCCGCTGTGGATGTCGTAGTCCTCTATGTCTCTGTTCTCCAGCTCTAGACTGAGCTCTCTCATCACCCTCTCCAGATCTCTGTTCCTCCTGTACATCTGGATGTAGTTCTGCTGCAGCTGCTTCTGGTAGCGGATCACCTTTTCCTTCTCCTCCtgccagaccctcctctcctcctcgaaTCCTCCCAgctgctcctcactgctcctccTCTCGTACATCAGCTCTGCCCTCAGCCTCTCCACCTGACAGAGAAgtgattgattcattgattgacTGAAAACCAGCAATACACAACAGATCAGTGCAAAAACGAGTATTATTCAAGCACCATTCTGCAGATAATAAATTAACAAAACAATGTCTAAACATTGTTGGAGCCCACCTGTTGCCTGAGTCCAAGCACAGCTTCAGCACTCTGCCTCTGAGTCTTGGCCTCATCACTCTCCCCTCCCCATACCAGCCTGCCCTCCTCCGCCTCACGGTACCCCATCGAGGGGCTGGGGCCCCCCTTTCCACCCTCCACACCCACACGGCCCTGGGGGAGGGGCAGGCTCATGCACTGGCCCTTATTAGCCGGCGTCTGGCCTCCTCCCTGATTGGCCAGGGCACCTCGAAGCTGGACCGACTCTTCTTCCAAGCGTATGACTTTCTCGCGGAGAAGCTCAGCCTCGCTCTTCCTGCGCTGGAGCTCATTCTCGCAGACCTCTAGCTCCAGAGAGCGTGTCCGCAGGGCCGAACCAGCCTCCTGGCTCCTGGCCTGGCTGTTTTGGAGGTCGGTCCTGGCCTCCCTCAGCTGGGACTTCAGGACCACCAGCTCCCCACCCTTCTGGCTCAGCTCTGACTGGATCTCCTTCAGTTGCTGTTTCAACAGGGATATCTCACCTGACTTCTGACACACCTGGGTGGGGGGGTGCATATTTTGTGAATATTCTCTTACTTTGAAATTGTGTACATGAATCAACGTTGACCCTCACACTTACCCTAACCCATGACCCCTAAACTCCTGACCTTTCTCCTCCTCAGTGTCTCACCTCCCACTTCGTCTCCTCTAGGCGCGGTCCCAACTGGATCTGTTCTCTCTGTATGGAGGCACACCTCCTCTCCAGCACCTCCCTGTCCTGTAGCAGAGAGGAGAAGTCCTCCTGAAGTTTATTTTTCTCCTGCTGCAGCTGGAACACCTGAAGTAGAGACACAGACAGTTAGAGTCGCATTTTGACAGTCCCAAAATCAGGAGATGCTACCAAAACAGCAGCAACATTTCAAACAATAGTACAAatagtacaaacaatagtaactTGCTGTCATACAAAACAGGGTCCTACTTCCCAAATTAAGTTGACTGAactatctctgtatctctgtctgttgCCTGTAGCTGTAAGGCATGTGGTACTCTCTGAGCCTGTTTCATCTTAGAAAAACTGCTCTGCCTGTATACTATGTTTCTGTATCTATGTCGCTGTATATCCATGTTTCTGTATACTGtatcctgtctctgtctatctacaCTGTAGATCTGACCTGTAGTTGTAAGGCCTGTTGTACTCTCTGGGCCTTCTGTGTAGCCTGTTTCATCTTGGAAGAGCAGCTCTGTCTCATTTCTTCCAGCTCCCTCTCACAGCGACGCTGCTTTTCCTCGTACACCTACAGCACAGGAGGTCAGGAGTTAGAGGTCAGAGTTTACATACAGATACCACATCCAGAGGCCAAACTGTGAACCAGCACTATTACGGCTTGAAAAGCTATGGAATAATTTAGCTTAGTCAATAGAAACAGCAGAAACAACAGAAACATTTTATACATATTGGTCCTCGAGGCAACACTTTAGGCCTGCTTAAGCCCCTGACATTACACAGACATGAGCCACACCAGGATCGTGTGACTCGTGTTAATTAGGGTAAACCATAAGAAAAAAAGTTAATAAAGCGCTTTCCACTGAAAACAAAAAcaaggggttgttattggacctccctgtttcagtcaatTATCCTCTCCTTGGTGTCTACTGAACAACTACAAAGTAAAAAAACTCCCCTCTCACCTGACAGATGGCGGCTTCGTTCTCGTCCAGGTTCTCTCTGAGCTGCTGCAGTTCCAAATCCCTCTCCCTCAGcttctcctccagctccctcaTCACCCCCTCGTACCCCTCCAGAGGCGGGGGTGAGTGCCCACACGACCCACTGTCCGACAGGGGCTGGCCGCGCCCGCTCAGCGACCCCGACCCCGTGCTCTTACTGGATGACGAACGCCCGCTGTCCGAGTTAGAGTGACCGTGGGAGGTTGAGTGACTGTGAACTCCGTGGGTCACCGACCCTCCTCCGTTGGTAGTAGTAGTTCTTCCAGCCCCAGGCTCCAGGCCCAACCCGGACCCTCCAGACCCAGAGGCCTCGCTGTGGGCCAAGCTGTAGCCGGTACTGCTGTGAGTGGGGAGGCTGGACAGGGAGTTACGGCCAGAGTCTGACGTGGAGCAGGACTGGCTGCTGCGAGCGTTGCGTCCTCCGCTGTACGAGTTCCTTTTACTGtccgaggaagaggaggagcagagcagagataCGACATTTCCGTAGCTCCCCGGGCTGTTGACCACAGTATTTCCGTTATTCCCATTGATAGGTAGGGGCAGGAGGAGGTTGAGGCTGCCCTGGCTCTCTGAGAGGCTGCCCCCTGGCCTCGGGGAGAGGTACTGCACCGAGTGACGGTTCTTGGGGACCACTGGTTTGAATGCAGTGGGACGGATCAGAAACTTCTCCATGTTCTGTAATGGAAGACAGTATTTGTTAATGGTTCTTACAGAAAGGTACAGACATCATTACATTGTGTTTTCAActatgattaatgaattattatcatgttcattattttCATTATTGCCTGATAGGCCCCATCAAAGGAAATCTAATCAAGGCCCTCTCAAACGCACATAGAACCACAGCACTGGGCAACCCTTGATTGGGATttccggttaaataaaggtatgaTAAAACAAAGGAAATATAAAAGAAACTGACGTTAGTGATATCAGCATTGCTAATTAGGAATGCCTGGTCTCCTCCCAATAAAGACAGGGCCACTGATAGGGTGGAAGGTCATTCTGAAGGCTCT
Proteins encoded:
- the LOC110502653 gene encoding leucine zipper putative tumor suppressor 2 homolog; translated protein: MALVQTLPVSTTDHPKPPTSLDIISLSPVVGGPCGPGATMGSVSSLISGRTYQEQRHCRAASEFSTKTRHNTPTTSCFRLQGDSNTLTSASSLEQLLVINNQIQITQLQPPPLPTKKQPRAGNSAGGVGCAAGGGGGAGNGNYGFVTEVVTVGDWNDNHVVADGSPCSDSEEQRDNRGLNGNIGGPPPKLIPVSGKLEKNMEKFLIRPTAFKPVVPKNRHSVQYLSPRPGGSLSESQGSLNLLLPLPINGNNGNTVVNSPGSYGNVVSLLCSSSSSDSKRNSYSGGRNARSSQSCSTSDSGRNSLSSLPTHSSTGYSLAHSEASGSGGSGLGLEPGAGRTTTTNGGGSVTHGVHSHSTSHGHSNSDSGRSSSSKSTGSGSLSGRGQPLSDSGSCGHSPPPLEGYEGVMRELEEKLRERDLELQQLRENLDENEAAICQVYEEKQRRCERELEEMRQSCSSKMKQATQKAQRVQQALQLQVFQLQQEKNKLQEDFSSLLQDREVLERRCASIQREQIQLGPRLEETKWEVCQKSGEISLLKQQLKEIQSELSQKGGELVVLKSQLREARTDLQNSQARSQEAGSALRTRSLELEVCENELQRRKSEAELLREKVIRLEEESVQLRGALANQGGGQTPANKGQCMSLPLPQGRVGVEGGKGGPSPSMGYREAEEGRLVWGGESDEAKTQRQSAEAVLGLRQQVERLRAELMYERRSSEEQLGGFEEERRVWQEEKEKVIRYQKQLQQNYIQMYRRNRDLERVMRELSLELENRDIEDYDIHSGSNDIHFEEMTATEI